The DNA window GCGGTCGATGCGGTTGGCACGCGAAAACGCCTCGGCCGCCCACCGCTTGTAGTCGATCATCCGGGCTTCCTGCGCGACCGGCGTGTCGCCCAGACGGATGTTCAGACCGCCCTCGGGCATGTCGAAATCGGGAATGACGAATTTCAGCCGGTCGGGATCGCCGTTGACGACGGCCGTCGCCTCGACCGTGTCCTTCATCGTCTTCAGCCCGGTCCACACCCCCGCGAACCGCGACAGGGCAAAACCGTAAAGCCCGTAATCCAGGATTTCCTGCACACCCGCCGGCGACAGCACCGGGATATAGGCGTCGATCATCGCCCAGTCCGACTGATGCAGCACGGTCGAGCTTTCGCCGGTATGGTCGTCGCCCATCGCCATGACGACGCCGCCATGTTTCGACGAGCCCGCCATGTTGGCGTGACGCATCACGTCGCCGGTGCGGTCCACGCCCGGCCCCTTGCCGTACCACAGCGCAAAGACGCCGTCATGCTTGCCCTCGCCGCGCAATTCGGCCTGCTGACTGCCCCAGATGGCGGTCGCCGCCAGATCCTCGTTCAACCCCGGCTGGAACAGGACATTGGCTTCCGCCAGCCGCTTGCCCTCGCGCATCATCTGCAGATCGACGCCGCCCAGGGGCGATCCGCGATAGCCGGTGACATAACCGGCCGTATCCAGCCCCGCCGCCCTGTCGCGCGCCGCCTGCATCAGCATCAGCCGCACCAGCGCCTGCGTGCCGTTCAGCAACACATGCGACTTCGACAGATCGAACCGGTCGGCTAGCGAGAATTCCTGCTTGCTCATCCTGCGTCTCCTCCAGTGCCCGAAGGCGTTGGGCCCGATTATAGGTCAGAAATGCTGACTGATGAAGAAAAAAATCGGTGCTTGACGCAGCCGTGAGGGACGGGCAGAGGGAAATGCGATTTGCAAAAAATGCATGGCAGACCACGCAGGATTGTAACAGCAATGGACTGGGACAAGCTAAGAATATTCCACGCGGTTGCCGATGCAGGCAGCCTGACACATGCGGGGGACGTTCTTCAACTGTCGCAATCGGCGGTCAGCCGGCAGGTCCGCGCGCTGGAAGAGATGCTGGGGACCACGCTGTTTCACCGTCACGCACGCGGACTGATTCTGACCGAACAGGGCGAATTGCTGTTCGACGCGACCTCGGCCATGTCGCGCAAGCTTGAGGGGGCGTCGGCGCGCATCCGCGACAGTGAGGAAAACGTCATGGGCGAATTGAAGGTGACCACGACGGTCGGCTTCGGTTCGCTGTGGCTGGCGCCGCGACTGGTCAAGTTGTATGAGAAATTCCCCGATCTCAAGATCGACCTGATGCTTGAGGAACGGGTTCTGGACCTGCCCATGCGCGAGGCGGATGTCGCCATCCGCATGAAGGAACCCAGCCAGTCCGACCTGATCCGCCGCCGCCTGCTGAATATCCGCATGCGGCTTTACGCCACGCAGGCCTATCTGGACAAGGCGGGCATCCCCTCCAGCATGGATGACCTGTCGCGTCACCGGCTGGTGTGCCAGAAGGCCGATCAGCCCCAGGTCGCCGCCGGCGCGCGCCTGATCCAAGAGATCATGGCCCAGAACATCTGCTCGACCCTGACGGTCAACAACTATTTCGGCGTGTTGCAGGGGGTGCTGGCCAATGTCGGCATCGGCGTTCTGCCCGATTACCTGATCGTCGATCATCAGGGTCTGGTCCGCGTGCTGCCCGAGATCGAGTCGGGCGAGGTGCCGGTCTTTCTGGCCTATCCCGAGGAATTGCGTCAGACCCGGCGGGTTGCCGCCTTCCGCGATTTTGTTCTGGAAGAGATCCAGTCCTATCGCCGGCAAAAGATCGACGCCTTGGCCCCCTGATCGCGCCAAAGCGTCGAAATTCAATCGGATATTGCGCAGATCTTCAGCTAGCCGCAGGCGAATCTACAACTTTCGCGTGTAGCTATTCGGCAACTGCATGCCGGTTATGCTGCGGGTGCAGCATGATTAGACTTGATCCGTTAACGCCCTGCCTCTAAATCTGGCTGCGAAGGCGATGGTCTGCTTCATCGCGCATCACCTTCTACCTCCCTGTTGGACTTAGGCCGGGCCTTGTGCCCGGCTCTTTTTTTTCGGTCGGGCCGCCTTTGCCCGGCGGTGCCGCCCTTCCCAAGTCCGCCGTCTCGTCCTACAAGCCGCGTGAACCCACGGGCAGGAAGGGCCGGATATGCAGGAACCGACGATCACCCCCGATCTGATCGCCGCGCACGGGCTGAAGCCCGACGAGTATGACCGCATCCTGGACATCATCGGCCGCGAACCGACCTTTACCGAACTTGGCATCTTCAGCGCCATGTGGAACGAACATTGTTCCTACAAATCCTCGAAGAAATGGCTGCGCACCCTGCCCACGGACGGCCCGCAGGTCATCTGCGGACCGGGCGAGAATGCCGGCGTCGTCGATATCGGCGACGGTCAGGCCGTGGTCTTCAAGATGGAAAGCCACAACCACCCCAGCTATATCGAGCCGCATCAGGGTGCGGCGACCGGCGTGGGCGGCATCCTGCGCGATGTCTTCACCATGGGCGCCCGCCCCATCGCGGCGATGGATTCGCTGTCCTTCGGGCGGCCCGAACATCCCCGCACCGCGCATCTGGTCAAAGGCGTGGTCGAGGGGATCGGCGCCTATGGCAACGCCTTCGGCGTGCCCAATGTCGGCGGCGAGGTGCGGTTTCATGCCTCCTATGACGGCAACTGCCTTGTGAACGCCTTTGCCGCGGGTCTGGCGGATGCCGACCGCATCTTCTATTCCGCCGCCTCGGGCGTGGGCATGCCGGTCGTGTATCTGGGCGCCAAGACCGGCCGCGACGGCGTGGGCGGCGCGACCATGGCCAGCGCCGAATTCGACGACACGATCGAGGAAAAGCGCCCCACCGTTCAGGTCGGCGATCCCTTTACCGAAAAATGCCTGCTGGAGGCGTGTCTGGAACTGATGGCTTCGGACGCGGTGATTTCCATTCAGGACATGGGCGCTGCGGGTCTGACCTGCTCGGCGGTCGAGATGGGCGACAAGGGCGGGTTGGGCATCAAGCTGCGGCTGGACGCGGTGCCGCAGCGCGAAACCGGCATGACCGCGTACGAGATGATGCTGTCGGAAAGCCAGGAACGGATGCTGATGGTGCTGAAGCCCGAAAAAGAGGCCGAGGCGCGCGAGATTTTCGAGAAATGGGATCTGGATTTCGCCATTGTCGGGGAAACCATCGCCGAAGACCGCTTTCTGATCCTGCACGGCAACGACGTGAAGGCCGATCTGCCGCTGTCGAAACTGTCCTCGGCCGCGCCCGAATACGACCGTCCGTGGGTGGAGACCCCCGCGCCCGGCGACGCCCCCGCCCTGCCCGCGATCCGGCCCGTGGCGGCGCTGCGCGCGCTGATCGGGTCGCCCAATTACGCCCACAAGGGATGGGTCTGGGAACAATATGACAGCCAGGTCGGCGCCGACACGATCCGCGGCCCCGGACTGGGCGCGGGCGTGGTGCGCGTGCACGGAACCGACAAGGCGCTGGCGTTCACCGCCGATGTGACGCCGCGCTATGTCAAGGCGAACCCGGTTCAGGGCGGACGGCAGGCCGTGGCCGAGGCCTATCGCAATTTGTGCGCCGTGGGGGCGACGCCGCTGGCGACGACCGACAACCTGAATTTTGGCAATCCCGAAAAGCCCGAGATCATGGGCCAGTTCGTCGGCGCGATCCAGGGCATCGGTCAGGCCTGCCGGGCGCTGGACTTTCCCATCGTGTCGGGCAACGTGTCGCTGTATAACGAGACCGACGGCAAGGCTATCCTGCCCACGCCCACGATCGGCGGGGTCGGCCTGCTGGAAGACCTGTCGCATCTGATCGGCGGCCTGCCCGGCGACGGCGATCTGGCACTGGTGATCGGCACGACGCAGGGTCATCTGGCGCAATCTGCGCTGGCGCACGAGGCGTTCGGGATCGAGACGGGCGATGCGCCGCATGTCGATCTGGATGCGGAACGCCGCCACGGAGAATTCCTGCGCGCCAATCGCAGCCATCTGCGCGCCGCGACCGATCTCTCCGATGGCGGTCTTGCGCTGGCGGCGTTCGAGATGGCCGAGGCCGCGGGCATCGGCGTGCGTCTGGACAGCGACGACATCGCGCAACTGTTCGGCGAGGATCAGGCCCGCTATCTGGTGGCCTGCGAGGCAGACGGCGCCAATGCGCTGCTGCAAGCCGCCGAACGGGCCGGCATCCCCGTCGCGCAGGTCGGCATCTTTGGCGGAATGTCGATCCAGATGGGCGAGGACGCCGGCGATCTGGCGCAACTGTCGCGTCTTTACCGCACGGCTTTCGCGGCCGCGATCAAGGGCGACACGCCCGATCACGCATGAGCCTGAACGCGCCCGCAGGCTTTGCCGCCATCGTCACGGCGGCCGGTCGCGGCAGCCGCGCGGGCGCGGGCGATCCCAAGCAATGGCGTCCGCTGGCCGGGGTGCCGGTCCTGGCCCGCGCGCTTGCGCCCTTTGCCGGGTTCGAGCGGATCGTGCTGGTCGTCCATCCCGACGACATGGGCCGCGCCATCGACCTGTTCGCGGGCAGCGTCACCATCGTCGCAGGCGGCGAGACGCGGGCCGCAAGCGTGCGCCACGGCCTGTTGTCGCTGCGCGACAGCGCCATCACCCATGTCCTGATCCACGACGGCGCCCGGCCGCTGGTCAGCGACGAGGTCATCGGCGGCGTGATCGCGGCGTTGCAGAACGGCGCGCAGGCCGCAGCCCCCGCCCTGCCGGTCAGCGATGCGCTGTGGCGCGGCGAGGGCGGCAGGGTCACCGGCACCGCCCCCCGCGACGGGCTGTTTCGCGCGCAGACGCCGCAGGGCTTTGCGTTCCAGCCGATCCTGGCCGCGCATCTGGCGCATCCGCACGACGCCGCGGACGACGTGGAACTGGCGCGTCTGGCCGGGCTTCACGTCGCCATCACCACGGGCAGCGAAGACAATCTGAAGATCACCTTCCCGGCCGATTTCGCCCGGGCCGAACGTATTCTGGGGGCAGGAATGGATATCCGACTTGGCAATGGCTATGACGTGCACGCGTTCGGACCGGGCGATCATGTCTGGCTGTGCGGGGTGCGGGTGCCGCACGATGCCGGGCTGGTCGGACATTCGGACGCCGATGTGGGGATGCACGCGCTGACCGACGCGATCTATGGCGCGCTGGCCCAGGGCGATATCGGCCGGCATTTCCCGCCCTCGGACCCGCAATGGAAAGGCGCTGACAGCACAATCTTTCTGCGCCACGCCGCCGATCTGGCCCGCAGCCGAGGGTTTTCGTTCGGCAATTGCGATGTCACCCTGATCTGCGAGGCGCCCCGGATCGGCCCGCACGCCGCCGCCATGCAGGCGCGTCTGGCCGAGATCATGGACGTTCCGCAGGATCGCGTCAGCGTCAAGGCGACCACCTCCGAAAGGCTGGGCTTTACCGGCCGCGGCGAAGGGATCGCGGCCATCGCCACCGCCGCATTGCTGAAGGGATAGATCATGGACCGGCTTCTTTGCATCTGGTTCGGGGCGGGGCTGCTGCGGCCCGCGCCGGGCACCTGGGGCTCGGCCGTGGCGGTGGCCCTGGGGTTGCTGATCCACCGGATCGGCCATTTCCCCTTGCTGGCCGTGGCGACGGGCGCGGTGACGCTGATCGGCCTTCGGGCCGTCCGCCGCTATACCGCCGGGATGGCGGACCCCGACCGCAGCGAGATCGTCATCGACGAGGTTGCGGGCCAGTGGCTTGCGCTGTGCTTTCCCTCGGCCGGGTTCTTTCTTGCGGGGCTGCCGGCCAGCACCTTCCCCTATCCGGGCTGGATTGCGGCGTTCCTGTTCTTTCGGCTGTTCGACATCTGGAAACCCTGGCTGGTGGGCCGCGCCGACCGGCAGGGCGGCGTGGACGGGGTGATGAAGGACGATCTGTGGGCCGGGCTGTTTGCGGGCATCGCCACGATGATTTCCGCCGCCGTCGCGCATCTGGTGGTGATGTGAGCCTGGCCGAACAGGTGCTGGACGCCGCCCGCGCCCGCAACATCCTGATCGCCACCGCCGAAAGCTGCACCGGCGGTCTGATCGCCGCGACGCTGACCCGGATTCCCGGATCGTCCGACGTCGTGGATCGCGGTTTCGTCACCTATTCCAACCGCGCCAAGGAACAGATGCTGGGCGTCCACGCCGACACGCTGGACGCTGCGGGCGCGGTCAGCGAGGCGGTGGCCGAACAGATGGCCGCGGGCGCGCTGTCGCGGTCGGATGCGACCTTGTCGGTGTCCGTGACCGGCATTGCCGGGCCGGGCGGGTCCGAACGCAAGCCCGAAGGCCGGGTCTGCTTTGGCATCGCCGGCCCCGACGGCGTTCGGACCGAAACCGTCGATTTCGGCGCCATCGGGCGTCAGGCCGTGCGCGAGGCCAGCGTGGAACACGCGCTGACCCTGCTGCTGCGCGCGCTGTCCGATCGGGTCTAAGTCAACGCAGCAAGCCGATCAGCCGGTCGACATCGTCCTCGGGCGTGTCCCACGAGGTGACGAAGCGCACCGGCACCGGGTCCAGCCCCTGGGCCGAACGGTCCGGCCACAGATGATAGATCGCACCGGCGGCGCGCGCCCGTTCATGTGCCTCGGCCGGGATCGTGGCAAAGACCGCGTTCGACTGCACCGGCGCCAGCAGCCCGCCGCCGGCATCGCGCACGCCCTGGGCCAGTCGCGCCGCCAGCGCGTTGGCGCGCGCGGCCAACCGCAGCCACAACCCGTCCTCGATCAGCGCCAGCATCTGCGCCGCCAGAAAGCGTTGCTTGGAAAACACATGACCCGACTGCTTGCGGCGGTAATCGAACCCCTCGGCCAGCGCGGGATCGAAGAACACCACGGCCTCGGCCGCCATGGCACCGTTCTTGGTGCCGCCGAAACACAGGACATCGACGCCCGCGCGCCATGTCAGATCGGCGGCCGACCGGCTGCCCGAGGCGACGGCATTGGCGAAACGCGCCCCGTCCATGTGCACCGGCACCTTGAAACGGTGCGCCACGTCGGCCAGCGCGGCAATCCGGTCGGCGTCGTAGACGGTGCCCCATTCGGTCGCGTTGGTGATCGACACCATCGCGTTGCGCCCGCCGTTCAGCCCCGCACCGGCCCCGATCCGCAGCGCGTTTTCCAGCCGGTCCGCGTCGATCCGGCCGCAATCGCCGGGCAGCGTGACCAGCTTGGCGCCGTGGGAAAAGAACTCGGGCGCGCCGCATTCGCTGGTCTGGATATGCGCACCTTCGTGGCAATAGATGCGCCCGCCCACCGGGCACAGCTGCGCGCAGACCAGCGCATTGGCGGCGGTGCCGGTGGACACGAACCGGATCGCTGCCTCGGGCGCGTCCAGCGCGTCGCGGATGGCGGCTTCGGCGCGCGCGGTGACCGGGTCGGCGCCATACCCCATCATCGCGCCGCCATTGCACTCGGCCAGCGCCCGCAGGACATCCGGATGCGCGCCATAGGCGTTGTCCGAGGCGAAGTTCACGACAGATCCTCGATGATGTGCTGGTCCCAGTCTTCCTCGTCCACCTCGACCTCGCTGATGGTCCAGTCGCGGACGCTGACGCCTGCGCGATGCACCGCCTCGGGATCGCCCGACAGCAGATGATGCCACGGATAAAGGCTGCGCCCCTCGGCCCGCAGACGATAGGCGCAGGTGGCGGGCAGCCACCACGCGATCTCTTTCAGCTTGGCGGGGGTCAGCACCACGCATTCGGGCACGTAATCGTGCCGGTTGGGATACGAGCTGCACCGGCAGGCATGACCGTCCAGCAGCTTGCAGGCGACGCGGGTGAAGGCCAGCTCGCCCGTATCCTCGTATTCGATCTTGTTCAGGCAGCATTTGCCGCAGCCGTCGCACAGCGCCTCCCATTCGGGGCGGGTCAGCCGGTCCAGCGGCAATTCCCAGAACCTGTCACGCATCACGCGCCCGTCAGGACCTGGCGCGCCTGACGCGCATCGGCCGCAATCTGCGCGATCAGCGCATCAACGCTGTCGAATTTTTCTTCGTCGCGCAGGAATTCGACCAGCGCCACCGACAGGTGCTGGCCATAGAGATCGCCGTCGAAATCGAACAGATGCACCTCGAGGTTGGGCGCGTTGCGGCCGAACATCGGGCGCACGCCAAGGCTTGCGACGCCCTGGCAGGACGTCCGGTCGGGACCGGTCAGCACATCCACCAGCACCGCATAGACGCCCAGACGCGGCAGATGCAGCCCGTCGAGACGCAGATTCGCGGTCGGCCAGCCGAGATCGCGGCCGCGCTTTTCGCCGTGCACGACCTCGCCCTCGATCCGGTGCCAGTGGCCCAGCATGCGTTCGGCGTCGCGCACCCGCCCCTTGCTCAGCGCGATGCGGATCGCGGTCGAGCTGTAATCCTGCGTGCCGTTGCCGATCAGTTTGACGGCGGTCACGCCAAACCCCAGGGCCGCGCCCAGGTCGGCCAGCGTCTGCGCATCGCCCGCGCGTTTGCGGCCAAAGCGGAAATCGGCGCCCACCGTCATGTGCCGCACGCCCAGCCCGCCCACCAGCACGTCGCGCGCGAAGGCCTCGGGGGTCAGCCCGGCCAGAACCGGGCCGAAGGGCAGCTGATACAGATGATCGACGCCCAGACGCGCCAGCCGGTTGGCGCGCGATTCCGCGTTCATCAGCCGAAAGGGCGGCGCATCGGGATTGAAGAATTCGCGGGGATGCGGCTCGAATGTCAGGATGCCAAGGGGGGCGTCTGTGGCGCGTCCCGCCGCCTCGATCACCGCACGGTGGCCCAGATGCACGCCATCGAAATTGCCCATTGCGACGGTGGCCCCGCGTGCGTCGGGGGGTAATCCGCTCCAGTCGTCGTGGATGTGCAATGGGCCCCCAGTCGAGGCGCCTGTTGCCCCGTCAGTCGAACTTGCGGCTTGGGGCCAGCACGACCGCCTCGCCTTTCAGCACGACCGTATCGCCTACCAGACAACGGGTTGCAAGCGTCACCCGGCGTTTCGCGTGGTCGATCGTCTCGACCGTGACCTCGGCCCGGACGGTGTCGCCCGGGCGCACCGGCGCCATGAATTTCAGCGTCTGTCCCAGATAGACGGTGCCGTGTCCGGGCAACTGTTCGCCGATCACCGCCGAGATCAACCCGGCGGTCAGCATGCCGTGGGCGATGCGGCCCTCGAAGATGGTGTCCTGGGCATATTCCTCATCCAGATGGACCGGGTTTCTGTCGGTCGAGACCTCGGCGAACAGGTCGATATCGCGATCCGTCACCTGTTTTTGCAGATGCCGGGTCATGCCGACCTCAAGATCCTCGATAACGATCGTGCCGCGGGG is part of the Paracoccus stylophorae genome and encodes:
- a CDS encoding phosphatidylglycerophosphatase A translates to MDRLLCIWFGAGLLRPAPGTWGSAVAVALGLLIHRIGHFPLLAVATGAVTLIGLRAVRRYTAGMADPDRSEIVIDEVAGQWLALCFPSAGFFLAGLPASTFPYPGWIAAFLFFRLFDIWKPWLVGRADRQGGVDGVMKDDLWAGLFAGIATMISAAVAHLVVM
- a CDS encoding bifunctional riboflavin kinase/FAD synthetase; translation: MHIHDDWSGLPPDARGATVAMGNFDGVHLGHRAVIEAAGRATDAPLGILTFEPHPREFFNPDAPPFRLMNAESRANRLARLGVDHLYQLPFGPVLAGLTPEAFARDVLVGGLGVRHMTVGADFRFGRKRAGDAQTLADLGAALGFGVTAVKLIGNGTQDYSSTAIRIALSKGRVRDAERMLGHWHRIEGEVVHGEKRGRDLGWPTANLRLDGLHLPRLGVYAVLVDVLTGPDRTSCQGVASLGVRPMFGRNAPNLEVHLFDFDGDLYGQHLSVALVEFLRDEEKFDSVDALIAQIAADARQARQVLTGA
- a CDS encoding MaoC family dehydratase translates to MFDNFPRGTIVIEDLEVGMTRHLQKQVTDRDIDLFAEVSTDRNPVHLDEEYAQDTIFEGRIAHGMLTAGLISAVIGEQLPGHGTVYLGQTLKFMAPVRPGDTVRAEVTVETIDHAKRRVTLATRCLVGDTVVLKGEAVVLAPSRKFD
- a CDS encoding LysR family transcriptional regulator — protein: MDWDKLRIFHAVADAGSLTHAGDVLQLSQSAVSRQVRALEEMLGTTLFHRHARGLILTEQGELLFDATSAMSRKLEGASARIRDSEENVMGELKVTTTVGFGSLWLAPRLVKLYEKFPDLKIDLMLEERVLDLPMREADVAIRMKEPSQSDLIRRRLLNIRMRLYATQAYLDKAGIPSSMDDLSRHRLVCQKADQPQVAAGARLIQEIMAQNICSTLTVNNYFGVLQGVLANVGIGVLPDYLIVDHQGLVRVLPEIESGEVPVFLAYPEELRQTRRVAAFRDFVLEEIQSYRRQKIDALAP
- a CDS encoding YcgN family cysteine cluster protein is translated as MRDRFWELPLDRLTRPEWEALCDGCGKCCLNKIEYEDTGELAFTRVACKLLDGHACRCSSYPNRHDYVPECVVLTPAKLKEIAWWLPATCAYRLRAEGRSLYPWHHLLSGDPEAVHRAGVSVRDWTISEVEVDEEDWDQHIIEDLS
- a CDS encoding CinA family protein, with the translated sequence MSLAEQVLDAARARNILIATAESCTGGLIAATLTRIPGSSDVVDRGFVTYSNRAKEQMLGVHADTLDAAGAVSEAVAEQMAAGALSRSDATLSVSVTGIAGPGGSERKPEGRVCFGIAGPDGVRTETVDFGAIGRQAVREASVEHALTLLLRALSDRV
- a CDS encoding threonine aldolase family protein, producing MNFASDNAYGAHPDVLRALAECNGGAMMGYGADPVTARAEAAIRDALDAPEAAIRFVSTGTAANALVCAQLCPVGGRIYCHEGAHIQTSECGAPEFFSHGAKLVTLPGDCGRIDADRLENALRIGAGAGLNGGRNAMVSITNATEWGTVYDADRIAALADVAHRFKVPVHMDGARFANAVASGSRSAADLTWRAGVDVLCFGGTKNGAMAAEAVVFFDPALAEGFDYRRKQSGHVFSKQRFLAAQMLALIEDGLWLRLAARANALAARLAQGVRDAGGGLLAPVQSNAVFATIPAEAHERARAAGAIYHLWPDRSAQGLDPVPVRFVTSWDTPEDDVDRLIGLLR
- a CDS encoding bifunctional 2-C-methyl-D-erythritol 4-phosphate cytidylyltransferase/2-C-methyl-D-erythritol 2,4-cyclodiphosphate synthase — protein: MSLNAPAGFAAIVTAAGRGSRAGAGDPKQWRPLAGVPVLARALAPFAGFERIVLVVHPDDMGRAIDLFAGSVTIVAGGETRAASVRHGLLSLRDSAITHVLIHDGARPLVSDEVIGGVIAALQNGAQAAAPALPVSDALWRGEGGRVTGTAPRDGLFRAQTPQGFAFQPILAAHLAHPHDAADDVELARLAGLHVAITTGSEDNLKITFPADFARAERILGAGMDIRLGNGYDVHAFGPGDHVWLCGVRVPHDAGLVGHSDADVGMHALTDAIYGALAQGDIGRHFPPSDPQWKGADSTIFLRHAADLARSRGFSFGNCDVTLICEAPRIGPHAAAMQARLAEIMDVPQDRVSVKATTSERLGFTGRGEGIAAIATAALLKG
- the purL gene encoding phosphoribosylformylglycinamidine synthase subunit PurL; the encoded protein is MQEPTITPDLIAAHGLKPDEYDRILDIIGREPTFTELGIFSAMWNEHCSYKSSKKWLRTLPTDGPQVICGPGENAGVVDIGDGQAVVFKMESHNHPSYIEPHQGAATGVGGILRDVFTMGARPIAAMDSLSFGRPEHPRTAHLVKGVVEGIGAYGNAFGVPNVGGEVRFHASYDGNCLVNAFAAGLADADRIFYSAASGVGMPVVYLGAKTGRDGVGGATMASAEFDDTIEEKRPTVQVGDPFTEKCLLEACLELMASDAVISIQDMGAAGLTCSAVEMGDKGGLGIKLRLDAVPQRETGMTAYEMMLSESQERMLMVLKPEKEAEAREIFEKWDLDFAIVGETIAEDRFLILHGNDVKADLPLSKLSSAAPEYDRPWVETPAPGDAPALPAIRPVAALRALIGSPNYAHKGWVWEQYDSQVGADTIRGPGLGAGVVRVHGTDKALAFTADVTPRYVKANPVQGGRQAVAEAYRNLCAVGATPLATTDNLNFGNPEKPEIMGQFVGAIQGIGQACRALDFPIVSGNVSLYNETDGKAILPTPTIGGVGLLEDLSHLIGGLPGDGDLALVIGTTQGHLAQSALAHEAFGIETGDAPHVDLDAERRHGEFLRANRSHLRAATDLSDGGLALAAFEMAEAAGIGVRLDSDDIAQLFGEDQARYLVACEADGANALLQAAERAGIPVAQVGIFGGMSIQMGEDAGDLAQLSRLYRTAFAAAIKGDTPDHA